A DNA window from Salvelinus sp. IW2-2015 linkage group LG4q.1:29, ASM291031v2, whole genome shotgun sequence contains the following coding sequences:
- the LOC111961709 gene encoding histone-lysine N-methyltransferase EHMT1 isoform X5 — MEDGMESPGDRVEEGDASRDEDVAARLRSSPRAEAELNGTYESAELGNRHKNPTPLVSQANGSENGMRETDLPHGSTTGSNGYILSKQQQEGGSSTGSTAAPHRTSWLPSGTTMIGHAAKTFPSLAAGCGHSLGAIRTDIQHAGSPSGQGTSDAETKNGTSASVSPAPSPESIAIHRARKTMSMPASNQTLKLLNRKLTEPNGADEESQNGPEEEKSQQTSPSQNQLPPSQSDVPAAATAKSQTASRKKKRKMGTYSLVPRKKTKVLRQGTVLQMFSQLQSTQSAQSKEVSHVNGERVENESEEEGWEDGEEWEEEVEQGGEEGVPTALEKSQTSGPALQGELGEEPDSEESAEEEGEEEGNESDLSSESSVKKRLKNKSKGDYFWLRPSRKRKRKPKTEGLPCTGPQGQAGLSKDYTEVPLHSLNLKAKEMLLSPQHTAGVSGGVEEDMVHELPLCSCRMETPKSREILTLADRKCMATESVDRQLSRCQSAVLKHEMMRPSNSVQLLVLCEDHRAGMVKHQCCPGCGFFCRAGTFMECQLDVNISHRFHRACASVLKGQTFCPHCGEEASKAKEVTIAKADTTSTMPATHAAHGPATPGATEGRADTTTGGLSCFSVGGDISGRADSSLSIPPGHTLDTSFPGGSRTGVLPPAVGIGMGIGVGTTPKETLESILLALDTEKPKKLRFHPKQLFISAKQGELQKVLLMLVDGMDPNFKMESQSRRTPLHVAAEAGHQEICHLLVQSGANLDICDEDQRTPLMEACENNHLETVRYLLSAGAIASHKDVEGFTCLHLAAKIGHYNIVEHLLSTGLIDINCQDDGGWTAMIWATEYKHLNQVKLLLNKGADINIRDKEENICLHWAAFSGSVEIAELLLEAKCDLHAVNIHGDSPLHIAARENRLECVTLLLSRGVDVNLKNREGETPPDCCSRSSRVWLTLQTNRKIREARSSTQGEKVLNRDIAQGYERVPVPCVNSVDSEPCPDNYKYVPDNCVTSPMNIDKNITHLQYCVCKDNCSSSSCMCGQLSLRCWYDKNGRLLPEFYREEPPLIFECNHACSCWRTCKNRVVQNGLRVRLQLFRTSQMGWGVRTLQEIPQGTFVCEYVGEIISDAEADVRENDSYLFNLDSKVGDTYCIDARFYGNISRFINHMCEPNLFSCRVFTAHQDLRFPHIAFFACETIKAGEELGFDYGDHFWDIKGKHFSCECGSPKCKHSAATIALRQADSSPLDQQSSALPDTSSSTTPF; from the exons ATGGAGGATGGGATGGAGTCACCTGGGGACcgagtggaggagggag ATGCATCGAGAGACGAGGACGTAGCTGCCAGACTGCGGTCCAGTCCCAGAGCAGAGGCGGAGCTAAATGGGACCTATGAGAGTGCAGAGTTGGGGAACAGACACAAGAACCCCACCCCCCTGGTCTCCCAGGCCAATGGGTCAGAGAATGGGATGAGGGAGACGGACCTGCCTCACGGCTCCACCACCGGTAGTAACGGATACATCCTCagcaagcagcagcaggaggggGGGTCTTCGACGGGCTCGACGGCTGCCCCACACAGGACTAGCTGGTTGCCCTCAGGCACCACCATGATTGGACACGCCGCCAAAACTTTCCCGTCTTTGGCAGCCGGGTGCGGCCACAGTCTGGGCGCAATAAGGACTGACATCCAGCATGCCGGGTCCCCGTCGGGACAGGGGACTTCAGATGCAGAGACTAAAAACGGCACGTCCGCTAGCGtctcccccgccccctccccgGAGTCCATCGCCATACACCGAGCACGCAAAACCATGTCCATGCCAGCATCCAACCAGACACTAAAG CTTCTAAACAGGAAATTAACAGAACCAAACGGTGCAGACGAGGAGAGTCAGAATGGACCGGAGGAGGAGAAGTCCCAGCAGACGTCCCCCTCCCAGAACCAGTTACCTCCGAGCCAAAGCGACGTGCCGGCTGCAGCAACGGCCAAGTCccagacag CATCGAGGAAGAAGAAACGGAAGATGGGAACATACAGTCTGGTCCCCAGGAAGAAAACGAAAGTGCTGAGGCAGGGGACGGTGCTGCAGATGTTTAGTCAACTTCAATCAACTCAAAGTGCACAG TCTAAAGAGGTATCACACGTGAACGGGGAAAGGGTGGAGAACGAGTCAGAGGAGGAAGggtgggaggatggagaggagtgggaggaagaggtggagcagggtggagaggagggtgtCCCCACAGCCCTGGAGAAGAGTCAAACATCAGGCCCTGCCCTTCAG GGGGAGCTGGGAGAGGAGCCAGACTCTGAGGAATCAgctgaggaggaaggggaagaagaggggaatgagtcagactTG AGCTCGGAATCCAGCGTGAAGAAGAGGTTGAAAAATAAATCAAAGGGAGACTACTTCTGGCTCCGGCCATCCAGGAAAAGGAAAAGGAAGCCCAAGACTGAGGGACTCCCTT GCACAGGGCCCCAGGGCCAGGCAGGCCTCAGTAAGGACTACACAGAGGTTCCCCTCCACTCACTCAACCTTAAAGCCAAGGAAATGCTGCTCTCCCCACAGCACACAG CAGGAGTTTCTGGGGGTGTGGAGGAAGACATGGTGCATGAGCTACCCCTCTGCAGCTGTCGCATGGAGACACCCAAGAGCCGGGAGATCCTCACCCTGGCCGACAGGAAATGCATGGCCACAGAGAGCGTTGACCGACAG CTAAGCAGATGTCAGAGTGCGGTTCTAAAGCATGAGATGATGCGTCCTTCGAACTCGGTGCAGCTGCTGGTGCTGTGTGAGGACCACCGGGCCGGCATGGTCAAGCACCAGTGCTGCCCCGGCTGTGGCTTCTTCTGCAGGGCT GGGACCTTCATGGAGTGCCAACTGGATGTCAACATCTCCCACCGTTTCCACCGGGCCTGTGCCTCGGTGCTGAAGGGCCAAACCTTCTGTCCACACTGTGGAGAGGAGGCCAGCAAAGCCAAGGAGGTCACCATTGCCAAGGCCGACACCACCTCCACCATGCCCGCCACACATGCTGCACACGGCCCTGCCACCCCCGGGGCTACAGAGGGCAGGGCAGACACCACCACTGGCGG TCTATCCTGTTTCTCTGTGGGAGGTGATATAAGTGGCCGAGCAGacagctctctctccatcccccctggGCACACACTGGACACCTCCTTCCCTGGGGGCTCCAGAACCGGAGTACTGCCTCCTGCGGTGGGGATTGGGATGGGCATAGGAGTGGGCACCACCCCTAAAGAGACCTTGGAGAGCATCCTGCTGGCATTGGACACAGAGAA ACCCAAGAAGCTGCGGTTTCACCCCAAGCAGCTGTTCATCTCTGCCAAACAGGGCGAGCTACAGAAGGTCCTTCTCATGCTGG TGGATGGGATGGACCCTAACTTTAAGATGGAGAGCCAGAGCAGACGCACCCCCCTCCATGTAGCAGCAGAGGCAGGCCACCAGGAGATCTGTCACCTGCTGGTTCAG TCTGGTGCTAACCTGGACATCTGTGATGAGGACCAGCGCACACCCCTGATGGAGGCCTGTGAGAACAACCACCTGGAGACAGTCCGCTACCTACTGAGTGCAGGAGCCATCGCCAGCCACAAG GATGTGGAGGGGTTCACGTGTCTCCACCTAGCTGCTAAGATTGGCCATTACAACATCGTGGAGCATCTCCTCTCCACAGGACTCATAGACATCAACTGTCAG GACGATGGCGGTTGGACGGCCATGATCTGGGCAACGGAGTATAAGCACCTAAACCAGGTGAAGCTGCTTCTCAATAAAGGGGCTGACATCAACATCAGGGACAAG GAGGAGAACATCTGTCTCCACTGGGCTGCATTCTCTGGCAGTGTGGAGATTGCTGAGCTCCTCCTAGAGGCCAAGTGTGATCTCCACGCTGTCAACATCCATGGAGACTCCCCTCTGCACATCGCCGCGCGGGAGAACAGGCTTGAATGTGTCAC ACTCTTGCTGTCTCGTGGGGTGGATGTGAACTTGAAGAACCGTGAGGGGGAGACCCCGCCGGACTGCTGCAGCCGCAGCTCCAGGGTGTGGCTCACCCTTCAAACAAACAGGAAGATTAGGGAGGCCAGGAGCAGCACCCAGGGGGAGAAGGTCCTCAACAG AGACATAGCCCAGGGGTATGAGAGAGTTCCAGTCCCCTGTGTCAACTCGGTGGATAGTGAGCCCTGTCCGGACAACTATAAATACGTGCCAGACAACTGTGTCACCTCCCCCATGAACATAGACAAGAACATCACACACTTACAG tactgtgtgtgtaaaGACAACTGCTCCTCAAGCAGCTGCATGTGTGGCCAGCTCAGCCTACGCTGTTGGTATGACAAG AATGGTCGTCTGCTCCCCGAGTTCTATCGTGAGGAACCGCCCCTTATCTTCGAGTGTAACCACGCCTGCTCCTGCTGGAGAACCTGTAAGAACCGTGTGGTGCAGAACGGACTGAG GGTCCGGCTCCAGCTGTTCCGGACCAGTCAGATGGGCTGGGGGGTCCGGACACTGCAGGAAATTCCTCAGGGTACCTTTGTGTGCGA GTACGTAGGGGAGATCATCTCTGATGCAGAGGCAGATGTCAGGGAAAACGACTCCTACCTTTTCAACCTGGATAGCAAG GTGGGTGACACATACTGCATAGATGCCCGTTTCTATGGCAACATCAGCCGGTTCATCAACCACATGTGCGAGCCGAACCTATTCTCCTGCCGGGTGTTCACGGCACACCAGGACCTGCGCTTCCCCCATATCGCCTTCTTCGCCTGCGAGACCATCAAGGCTGGGGAAGAGCTAGG GTTTGACTACGGTGACCATTTCTGGGACATCAAGGGAAAGCACTTTAGCTGTGAGTGCGGCTCTCCCAAGTGCAAGCACTCTGCAGCGACCATCGCCCTGCGCCAGGCAGACAGCTCGCCCCTGGACCAGCAGTCCAGCGCCCTCCCTGACACCAGCTCCTCCACCACCCCTTTCTGA
- the LOC111961709 gene encoding histone-lysine N-methyltransferase EHMT1 isoform X2, translated as MDTHCFIQPTGLAKGRVVKGESMEDGMESPGDRVEEGDASRDEDVAARLRSSPRAEAELNGTYESAELGNRHKNPTPLVSQANGSENGMRETDLPHGSTTGSNGYILSKQQQEGGSSTGSTAAPHRTSWLPSGTTMIGHAAKTFPSLAAGCGHSLGAIRTDIQHAGSPSGQGTSDAETKNGTSASVSPAPSPESIAIHRARKTMSMPASNQTLKLLNRKLTEPNGADEESQNGPEEEKSQQTSPSQNQLPPSQSDVPAAATAKSQTASRKKKRKMGTYSLVPRKKTKVLRQGTVLQMFSQLQSTQSAQSKEVSHVNGERVENESEEEGWEDGEEWEEEVEQGGEEGVPTALEKSQTSGPALQGELGEEPDSEESAEEEGEEEGNESDLSSESSVKKRLKNKSKGDYFWLRPSRKRKRKPKTEGLPCTGPQGQAGLSKDYTEVPLHSLNLKAKEMLLSPQHTAGVSGGVEEDMVHELPLCSCRMETPKSREILTLADRKCMATESVDRQLSRCQSAVLKHEMMRPSNSVQLLVLCEDHRAGMVKHQCCPGCGFFCRAGTFMECQLDVNISHRFHRACASVLKGQTFCPHCGEEASKAKEVTIAKADTTSTMPATHAAHGPATPGATEGRADTTTGGLSCFSVGGDISGRADSSLSIPPGHTLDTSFPGGSRTGVLPPAVGIGMGIGVGTTPKETLESILLALDTEKPKKLRFHPKQLFISAKQGELQKVLLMLVDGMDPNFKMESQSRRTPLHVAAEAGHQEICHLLVQSGANLDICDEDQRTPLMEACENNHLETVRYLLSAGAIASHKDVEGFTCLHLAAKIGHYNIVEHLLSTGLIDINCQDDGGWTAMIWATEYKHLNQVKLLLNKGADINIRDKEENICLHWAAFSGSVEIAELLLEAKCDLHAVNIHGDSPLHIAARENRLECVTLLLSRGVDVNLKNREGETPPDCCSRSSRVWLTLQTNRKIREARSSTQGEKVLNRDIAQGYERVPVPCVNSVDSEPCPDNYKYVPDNCVTSPMNIDKNITHLQYCVCKDNCSSSSCMCGQLSLRCWYDKNGRLLPEFYREEPPLIFECNHACSCWRTCKNRVVQNGLRVRLQLFRTSQMGWGVRTLQEIPQGTFVCEYVGEIISDAEADVRENDSYLFNLDSKVGDTYCIDARFYGNISRFINHMCEPNLFSCRVFTAHQDLRFPHIAFFACETIKAGEELGFDYGDHFWDIKGKHFSCECGSPKCKHSAATIALRQADSSPLDQQSSALPDTSSSTTPF; from the exons CCCACAGGTCTGGCCAAAGGCAGAGTGGTTAAAGGGGAGTCCATGGAGGATGGGATGGAGTCACCTGGGGACcgagtggaggagggag ATGCATCGAGAGACGAGGACGTAGCTGCCAGACTGCGGTCCAGTCCCAGAGCAGAGGCGGAGCTAAATGGGACCTATGAGAGTGCAGAGTTGGGGAACAGACACAAGAACCCCACCCCCCTGGTCTCCCAGGCCAATGGGTCAGAGAATGGGATGAGGGAGACGGACCTGCCTCACGGCTCCACCACCGGTAGTAACGGATACATCCTCagcaagcagcagcaggaggggGGGTCTTCGACGGGCTCGACGGCTGCCCCACACAGGACTAGCTGGTTGCCCTCAGGCACCACCATGATTGGACACGCCGCCAAAACTTTCCCGTCTTTGGCAGCCGGGTGCGGCCACAGTCTGGGCGCAATAAGGACTGACATCCAGCATGCCGGGTCCCCGTCGGGACAGGGGACTTCAGATGCAGAGACTAAAAACGGCACGTCCGCTAGCGtctcccccgccccctccccgGAGTCCATCGCCATACACCGAGCACGCAAAACCATGTCCATGCCAGCATCCAACCAGACACTAAAG CTTCTAAACAGGAAATTAACAGAACCAAACGGTGCAGACGAGGAGAGTCAGAATGGACCGGAGGAGGAGAAGTCCCAGCAGACGTCCCCCTCCCAGAACCAGTTACCTCCGAGCCAAAGCGACGTGCCGGCTGCAGCAACGGCCAAGTCccagacag CATCGAGGAAGAAGAAACGGAAGATGGGAACATACAGTCTGGTCCCCAGGAAGAAAACGAAAGTGCTGAGGCAGGGGACGGTGCTGCAGATGTTTAGTCAACTTCAATCAACTCAAAGTGCACAG TCTAAAGAGGTATCACACGTGAACGGGGAAAGGGTGGAGAACGAGTCAGAGGAGGAAGggtgggaggatggagaggagtgggaggaagaggtggagcagggtggagaggagggtgtCCCCACAGCCCTGGAGAAGAGTCAAACATCAGGCCCTGCCCTTCAG GGGGAGCTGGGAGAGGAGCCAGACTCTGAGGAATCAgctgaggaggaaggggaagaagaggggaatgagtcagactTG AGCTCGGAATCCAGCGTGAAGAAGAGGTTGAAAAATAAATCAAAGGGAGACTACTTCTGGCTCCGGCCATCCAGGAAAAGGAAAAGGAAGCCCAAGACTGAGGGACTCCCTT GCACAGGGCCCCAGGGCCAGGCAGGCCTCAGTAAGGACTACACAGAGGTTCCCCTCCACTCACTCAACCTTAAAGCCAAGGAAATGCTGCTCTCCCCACAGCACACAG CAGGAGTTTCTGGGGGTGTGGAGGAAGACATGGTGCATGAGCTACCCCTCTGCAGCTGTCGCATGGAGACACCCAAGAGCCGGGAGATCCTCACCCTGGCCGACAGGAAATGCATGGCCACAGAGAGCGTTGACCGACAG CTAAGCAGATGTCAGAGTGCGGTTCTAAAGCATGAGATGATGCGTCCTTCGAACTCGGTGCAGCTGCTGGTGCTGTGTGAGGACCACCGGGCCGGCATGGTCAAGCACCAGTGCTGCCCCGGCTGTGGCTTCTTCTGCAGGGCT GGGACCTTCATGGAGTGCCAACTGGATGTCAACATCTCCCACCGTTTCCACCGGGCCTGTGCCTCGGTGCTGAAGGGCCAAACCTTCTGTCCACACTGTGGAGAGGAGGCCAGCAAAGCCAAGGAGGTCACCATTGCCAAGGCCGACACCACCTCCACCATGCCCGCCACACATGCTGCACACGGCCCTGCCACCCCCGGGGCTACAGAGGGCAGGGCAGACACCACCACTGGCGG TCTATCCTGTTTCTCTGTGGGAGGTGATATAAGTGGCCGAGCAGacagctctctctccatcccccctggGCACACACTGGACACCTCCTTCCCTGGGGGCTCCAGAACCGGAGTACTGCCTCCTGCGGTGGGGATTGGGATGGGCATAGGAGTGGGCACCACCCCTAAAGAGACCTTGGAGAGCATCCTGCTGGCATTGGACACAGAGAA ACCCAAGAAGCTGCGGTTTCACCCCAAGCAGCTGTTCATCTCTGCCAAACAGGGCGAGCTACAGAAGGTCCTTCTCATGCTGG TGGATGGGATGGACCCTAACTTTAAGATGGAGAGCCAGAGCAGACGCACCCCCCTCCATGTAGCAGCAGAGGCAGGCCACCAGGAGATCTGTCACCTGCTGGTTCAG TCTGGTGCTAACCTGGACATCTGTGATGAGGACCAGCGCACACCCCTGATGGAGGCCTGTGAGAACAACCACCTGGAGACAGTCCGCTACCTACTGAGTGCAGGAGCCATCGCCAGCCACAAG GATGTGGAGGGGTTCACGTGTCTCCACCTAGCTGCTAAGATTGGCCATTACAACATCGTGGAGCATCTCCTCTCCACAGGACTCATAGACATCAACTGTCAG GACGATGGCGGTTGGACGGCCATGATCTGGGCAACGGAGTATAAGCACCTAAACCAGGTGAAGCTGCTTCTCAATAAAGGGGCTGACATCAACATCAGGGACAAG GAGGAGAACATCTGTCTCCACTGGGCTGCATTCTCTGGCAGTGTGGAGATTGCTGAGCTCCTCCTAGAGGCCAAGTGTGATCTCCACGCTGTCAACATCCATGGAGACTCCCCTCTGCACATCGCCGCGCGGGAGAACAGGCTTGAATGTGTCAC ACTCTTGCTGTCTCGTGGGGTGGATGTGAACTTGAAGAACCGTGAGGGGGAGACCCCGCCGGACTGCTGCAGCCGCAGCTCCAGGGTGTGGCTCACCCTTCAAACAAACAGGAAGATTAGGGAGGCCAGGAGCAGCACCCAGGGGGAGAAGGTCCTCAACAG AGACATAGCCCAGGGGTATGAGAGAGTTCCAGTCCCCTGTGTCAACTCGGTGGATAGTGAGCCCTGTCCGGACAACTATAAATACGTGCCAGACAACTGTGTCACCTCCCCCATGAACATAGACAAGAACATCACACACTTACAG tactgtgtgtgtaaaGACAACTGCTCCTCAAGCAGCTGCATGTGTGGCCAGCTCAGCCTACGCTGTTGGTATGACAAG AATGGTCGTCTGCTCCCCGAGTTCTATCGTGAGGAACCGCCCCTTATCTTCGAGTGTAACCACGCCTGCTCCTGCTGGAGAACCTGTAAGAACCGTGTGGTGCAGAACGGACTGAG GGTCCGGCTCCAGCTGTTCCGGACCAGTCAGATGGGCTGGGGGGTCCGGACACTGCAGGAAATTCCTCAGGGTACCTTTGTGTGCGA GTACGTAGGGGAGATCATCTCTGATGCAGAGGCAGATGTCAGGGAAAACGACTCCTACCTTTTCAACCTGGATAGCAAG GTGGGTGACACATACTGCATAGATGCCCGTTTCTATGGCAACATCAGCCGGTTCATCAACCACATGTGCGAGCCGAACCTATTCTCCTGCCGGGTGTTCACGGCACACCAGGACCTGCGCTTCCCCCATATCGCCTTCTTCGCCTGCGAGACCATCAAGGCTGGGGAAGAGCTAGG GTTTGACTACGGTGACCATTTCTGGGACATCAAGGGAAAGCACTTTAGCTGTGAGTGCGGCTCTCCCAAGTGCAAGCACTCTGCAGCGACCATCGCCCTGCGCCAGGCAGACAGCTCGCCCCTGGACCAGCAGTCCAGCGCCCTCCCTGACACCAGCTCCTCCACCACCCCTTTCTGA